TAAAAGTCATAAAATCTCGTACCATTATCGTTTGCAACTGATATGTTGCAGTGCCTGTACGGCAGTGTAGTCAACGCGGCCGCCGGTGCGACCGTGATCGCAAGCATCATCAGGGCCACGGCAACCATGGCCAGGCTCCTGATACCATCGTTCTCTTTCATGGTTTCACCTCTTTGCTCATTTTTTCGACCGGGTCACACCAATCAACAATAGTTGATTAACTGAGCGGATTAATCAACAAACATACCATGAAACGAACAAGATATAAAAATTATCCCATATTACATTCTCGACACTACAGAATAAGGACAAAATACAAAGATCAAAAACTGCGTATCAGGCCTAAAATCAATTCTATCGTAGAAAAATATAACCCAAACTTTGAAAGCCGGTTCGGGTACACGCCAGGCACAGGCCCCTGTGAAAAAAACGCGGCCATTTCGAGCCTCTGCACAAACGCGACGCTGCCCTCTATCCTCTCTGCCCCTTTTTCATAGCACATCTCGATCAAGGGGGAAAGACCACACCTGCTGATTCGGAGACATCTCTTCACATCAGGATCTGCAGAGCCGCATGATCCGGTATCCGACAGAGAAAAAGGGAAAACCTATAGATGGAAGAACACCGGAGCGTTCCACCGTCCCCTGAAGATGAAAGCGGACGAAATTCCGGAGACCGAACGTGCAACAGAACAAGGTTGATAGGGGCGACCAGGTTGCGGCCCTTCCCCCTACATCCATAGAAACAACGAGAAATGCGGTGCAGGCGGAAAAAATCCATACAATAGCAAGGCAAGAGAAAAGTGGACACCGATCAGGGGAGCAGGGGAAGGAGGGTGAGAACCCGAACCTGGATATGGCAATGCAGTGCAGAAGGTATGCCCGCGGCCGGAATGCCGCTGATCTCTTTCCGGCCTATGGGCCATGGAGTGCCTGCTCCCGATCGTGCTTGCTCCGAGGTTTATATTTGTTGATTAACAGAAAGTGTTAATCAAACAAAAGAATTTGATATCTCCTGAAACCTTATAACTTTCGCTTTGGCCCTCAGGGCGTACTGGCCGCCGTACCCTCCCGGCCAGGCCCCATCCATTTCTGAAAAAGGGCCGACTGCAGAGATAGTTAAGTCAAATGGATATATTGAACAGATATGGAAAAATCAACAGTGTAATAACAGCCACTCGCCATACCTGATGTCATATGGCTGTGATCCCGTGGAGATAACTGATGCAAAGAGAGATGACCTCACCGGAGAGGCGGAGGCGTGCAGACAGATGCTCCTCCCGGTGAAGGAGGAGATGCAGAAGGTGATCGTCGGGCAGGAGGAGACGATCGACGGCCTCCTCACAGCCCTCGTGGCGGGAGGCAACGTCCTCCTCGAAGGGGTGCCCGGCCTCGCAAAGACCCTCATCGTCCGGTCCCTCGCTTCCTGCATCGACTGCTCCTGCGCCCGCATCCAGTTCACCCCCGACCTCCTCCCCTCAGACATCACAGGGACGATGGTGTACAACCAGAAGGAGAGCACCTTCTCCCTTGTCAGGGGCCCGGTCTTCCACAACATCATCCTGGCGGACGAGATCAACAGGGCGCCTCCGAAGGTGCAGTCCGCGCTCCTGGAGGCGATGCAGGAGAGGCAGGTGACGATCCAGGGGGAGACCCTCCCTCTGCCCGACCCCTTCTTCGTCCTCGCCACCCAGAACCCCCTTGAGTCTGAGGGCACCTACCCCCTCCCGGAGGCGCAGACCGACCGCTTCCTCTTCAAACTCCTCATCGACTACCCGACTGTCGCCGACGAGGTCGAGATCCTGGAGAGGTACACCTCGGGGACGGCAGTCACCCCGGCATGCGTCCTCTCTGCACCGGACCTCCTGAGGGTGCGGGCGGCGGCGCGGGCGGTCCGCGCCGACCCCGCGGTGCAGGAGTACGCCGCAAAGGTCGTGGACGCCACCCGCCACCCAGCCGCGTACGGCCTCGACCTTGCAGAGACCGTCGCCTGGGGGGCATCGCCGCGGGCGACCATCGCCCTCGTCCTCGGGGCAAAGGCCCGCGCCCTCCTCGCGGGCCGGGGCTACATCGTCCCCCATGACATCAAGGCCGTCGCCCACGCCTCCCTCCGCCACCGCATCCTCCTCACCTATGCCGCCGAGGCCGCGGGGACAGGCACCGACGCCGTCGTCGACACCGTCCTCGAGGCCGTCGAGGTGCCGTGATGGCGTGCGACGTCGCCGCCCTGATCAGGGGAGTGCGACCCGTGCCCCTCCAGGCCCTCCTCCCGGTCGGCGGCATGCAGGCAGGGGGCCACCGCTCCTCCCTCACCGGTCAGGGAGTCGAGTTCGCCGGCATCAGGGCCTATGTCCCTGGCGACGACGTCCGCACCATCGACTGGAAGGTGACCGCCCGCAGGAACGCTCCCTATGTGCGGGAGTATGCCGAGGACAGGGAGACGACCCTGTACATCACCGTCGACGTCTCGGCCTCGGCCGGATTTTGCGGCACGGCAGGCAAGGAAAAGGCCGTGATCGAGGCGGCCGCAGCACTCGCCCTCGGGGCCGGGAAGAACGGGGACCGTCTCGGCCTCTGCCTCTTCTCCGACAGGGTGGAGACGTTCATCCCGGCACGGCGGGGGAAGAGGCACCTCGCCGCCGTCCTCTCCGCCCTCCTCGACCGCCGTCCCTTCTCGGGGAGGACAGACCTCGCCGCACCCCTCAGGTTCATCGCCGCCACCGTCCCCCGGCACTCCACCGTCGCCGTCGTCTCAGACTTCTTCGGAGACCCCTTCTTCGACGACCTCGCCATCCTGCGGCGGCGCCACGAGGCCGTGCTCGTCAGGGTCGTCGACGCCGCGGAGGAGATGCTCCCCGACGTCGGCCTCATCTCCCTGGAAGACCCGGAGACAGGAGAGCAGGTCATCGCCGACACCTCCGACCCTGCCTTCAGGGCCAGGTACGGGGAGGCCGCGGAGGAGGAGGCGCGGGCCCTCGGCACCGGCGCCGGCACCTGCAGGACACCCCTCCTCCCCCTCAGGGCAGGGGACGACCTTATCGATGCCGTACCGGGCAGGAGGCGGTAGATGCCGGGCTTCACCCGCCCCCTCTGGCTCCTCGCCCTCATCGGCCTCCCTCTGCTCTACCTCCTCTACCTGCGGGCGCAGAAAAGACGGAAGACAGAGGCCCTCCCCTTCTCCCGCGTCGCCCTCGTGAAGGCGGCCCTCCCGCGGCCGTCACGACGGCCTCTCGCCCTCTTCCTCCTCACCCTCCTTGCGATCGGCCTCATCGTCACCGGCCTTGCCGGCCCGCACGTCCCCTTCGCCGGCGTCCACGAGGGGGTGAGCGTGGTCCTCGCCCTGGACACCTCGGGGAGCATGGCCGCGGCGGACTATGCCCCGAACAGGCTTGAGGCCGCAAAGGCCGCAGGGGGCACCCTCCTTGCCGGTCTCGAGGACGAGGACTATGCCGGCGTCGTCACCTTCGAGGCAGGGGCGATGAGCGCCGCCTACCTCTCCCCCGACCTCGCGCGGGTGGAAGGGAAACTCGCGGCCATCAGGCAGAAGGACGGCCCGACCGCCCTCGGCGACGGCCTCGCCCTCGCGGTGGACATGGCCGACGCCATGCCGAACAGGAAGAAGGTGGTCGTCCTCCTCTCCGACGGCGTGAACAACGCGGGCATCATCACGCCCTCCGAGGCGGCGGCCTTCGCACAGGAACGCAACGTCCAGGTCTTCACCGTCGGGCTCGGTTCTGCCGCCCCCACCGCCTTCGGGCCGGCAGAGGACGGGACGATGCAGTACGCGGACCTCGACGAGGAGAACCTGCGGAGGATCGCGGCGGCGACAGGCGGTGCCTATTACCGGTCAGTGGACGGCGACACCCTGCAGGAGATCTATGCCTCCCTCCCGGGTGCGATCGCGCGGGAGCCCGAGGAGACGGACATCGCCGGGGCCTTCTTTGTCGGCGCGGCCCTCGTCCTCCTCGCGGAGTGCTGGCTCAGGTACGGGAGGGGGCGGATCCTCCCGTGATCAGGAAGGTTCTCCTCCTGCTTCTGCTCCTCCTCGCGGCCGTCCAGGCCTGCAGCGCCGGGGAGGTCTCCCTCACCGCGGCAGAGAGCGAGTACACCTTCCAGGTCGGTACCCAGGCCGGGATCGAGGTGGCA
The sequence above is drawn from the Methanofollis sp. genome and encodes:
- a CDS encoding AAA family ATPase; the encoded protein is MEITDAKRDDLTGEAEACRQMLLPVKEEMQKVIVGQEETIDGLLTALVAGGNVLLEGVPGLAKTLIVRSLASCIDCSCARIQFTPDLLPSDITGTMVYNQKESTFSLVRGPVFHNIILADEINRAPPKVQSALLEAMQERQVTIQGETLPLPDPFFVLATQNPLESEGTYPLPEAQTDRFLFKLLIDYPTVADEVEILERYTSGTAVTPACVLSAPDLLRVRAAARAVRADPAVQEYAAKVVDATRHPAAYGLDLAETVAWGASPRATIALVLGAKARALLAGRGYIVPHDIKAVAHASLRHRILLTYAAEAAGTGTDAVVDTVLEAVEVP
- a CDS encoding DUF58 domain-containing protein; protein product: MACDVAALIRGVRPVPLQALLPVGGMQAGGHRSSLTGQGVEFAGIRAYVPGDDVRTIDWKVTARRNAPYVREYAEDRETTLYITVDVSASAGFCGTAGKEKAVIEAAAALALGAGKNGDRLGLCLFSDRVETFIPARRGKRHLAAVLSALLDRRPFSGRTDLAAPLRFIAATVPRHSTVAVVSDFFGDPFFDDLAILRRRHEAVLVRVVDAAEEMLPDVGLISLEDPETGEQVIADTSDPAFRARYGEAAEEEARALGTGAGTCRTPLLPLRAGDDLIDAVPGRRR
- a CDS encoding VWA domain-containing protein, with product MPGFTRPLWLLALIGLPLLYLLYLRAQKRRKTEALPFSRVALVKAALPRPSRRPLALFLLTLLAIGLIVTGLAGPHVPFAGVHEGVSVVLALDTSGSMAAADYAPNRLEAAKAAGGTLLAGLEDEDYAGVVTFEAGAMSAAYLSPDLARVEGKLAAIRQKDGPTALGDGLALAVDMADAMPNRKKVVVLLSDGVNNAGIITPSEAAAFAQERNVQVFTVGLGSAAPTAFGPAEDGTMQYADLDEENLRRIAAATGGAYYRSVDGDTLQEIYASLPGAIAREPEETDIAGAFFVGAALVLLAECWLRYGRGRILP